CCCGGTTGCTGGTGGCAGTGAGACCCAGGAGGAAGCGCGAGCCTTGGTGGTGTTGCGAAGTGCGTCGTGTGGAAGGAGAAACGCCGTTTTTTTGGATACGTCGGGAGGGGATTGCGAGAGGCGGGAAGCCAAACTTACGGGGCGTCACTGGGCGGGGATACCGCAAAGTTCTTCAAACACCGCTTCCACGTGATGGGCGTGCACCCGGGTTGATTTTTCGGCATAAGCAACCAGGAGAGCGAGGTCGCACAACCTGTTGATACGGCGAGGGATACCGCCGGAGAGGTCGGCGACCTGCTCAAGGGCCTCCGGAGTGAAGATCGCGCCCGTGGCACCCGCCTGACGGAGACAGTGTTCCACGTAATCGCGGGTTTCTTCAAGTGTCAGAGGACGCAGGAAAGACTTGATGGCCAGCAATTCCTCCACGTGCGGGAGTTGCTCCAGGATCGGCAGAACGAGGGGGTGTCCCAGAAGGATCACGGTCCAGGCAGGCTGCCCATCGAGAGCGATGGTCATGAGATTGCGGAGAACATCCCAGTTTTTGTGGTGCTGAAAAACGTGTACGTTGTCGATCACGAGAATTCCGTGGCGATTCGCGCTCCGGTTCTTGCTGAGCGTTTCTTCAAGATAGCGGAAAGCTGCGTATCCCGATCCACGCGGTGGAGATCCCAGCTCTTCAGCCAAGTCTATGAGAAACGCTTCTGCGTCGTCCAAAAGGGCCGTCTTGCGGACAATGGGCTGATAGGATTCAGGAAGCGACGCCGCGAGCAGTTCCACGATGAACGATTTACCGGTTCCAGCCGGACCAACTAGGAGAGCGCTGGCCTGACGTTGTTCCACGGCGTAGCGAAGTTTCAAAAGAGCCGCCTGATGGGACCCGCTCGGGAAATAAAACGACGGGCGGAACTCGTTCCGAAAGGGCTGTTCGCGAAGTTTCCAGAAGGCTGTGTACATATTCGCTCCACCGAACGGTGTGTTCACCGCACGGGCGTGTGCTCATGCCGCCTCACGTTCACAGAGAACACGGTTATCTTCCGCCGTGGGAGGAACGAATGTCTCAATCAGGCCGAGGACACGTCCCCGTTGCTGAATTTCACGCACGATCGAAGCCACGGAATCGATCCTCTGAACGACGACGAAATCCCGACATTCCGACAAAGGCACGGAAATTCGCGAGGGCAAGCTCCGAGTGTCCTGAGACTGGTCCCCCTGGGAAACCGGTCGACTGACAAAAGTGGAGCCATAATCCACGAGAATCCATTCGTACGTGGTTTGCCATTCTGGCAGCAGGCGAAGCCCTGACCCCGCGAAAGGGGAAAATGTCTGTGCGGGACGGGACGGAAGGATGTCGAAGCCATCCTCCACCGACCGGATTATCACTTCTCGCAGTGGCAGTTTGCTGGGAACAGCGTCTTGCCAGCCACGCTCGGCCATGACTCCCAGGGTCTCGGCCAGGCTGTGGTCGGGCGAGCCGTCGATAACGAGCACTTTTTCCCCACCACGTCCCAGCTTGTAAGCAATGGCCAGCACGGTCGTGGTGCAACCCTGATGCGGCTCACCGGAAACAAAACCCACCAGTCGCGGATTGTTGCGCACGCTTTGACGAATTCGCTGGAGACACCCTTCCAGGGTGCTGCCCGCATATTGGAGAAGATAAAGCAGGGTTGGTCGCGGCGCGAAACGGTCAACTTCCAAGGCCGGCCGAAAGTGAGGGAGGGACCCGGTCTGCGTGACGCCGAACGTCGGGGGTGAAGAGGATGTTTCGGCGGCTCTTGGGTCTTTTCCCTGGCCCTCAAGGTCCTCTTCCAGAGCTGAAGCAGCGTTGACCTGGCCCGAAGGCCCCAATCTCAGAAACGCTTCCTCCAGCCGGATTGTGGTTGACCGATCTTTCATATCACCGTCTCACTCACAAGCACACAAAATCGTCGCAGTGACCAAAGGAAGCTGCCGAAGGTTTACATTCATCGGGTCACGTTTCACCGGCTTACTGCCGAGCAACCGACCTGTCGTGTGGACAGCCAACCATCAGAAAAGATGCCGTTTTCATCGCAGTACCGACGTGGGATACAAGTTGTAACCGGTTTGGCCGGTTGTCGGGTAAAGCTGATCCGCCGAGGTGCCCGCCTGCTGCTGTTGAGGACGGCCTGTCGGAGCGGTTGGGCCCATCGGGCTCGGCGCGGAACCGTTCAAGTAATTACCCCATGAGGGGTTGGCATACGTGGCGGGCACCACCTGATTGTCCTGCGGCTGCTGAGTGCCGGGCTGCGATGTGGGGCCGTAATACCGATATGAATCGGTGCTGGGATAGACGGGGGCCTGCTGATTTTGGCCGGGCTGCACGGTCTGCCCTGGAACCATTGCACGGGAATCACCCCACAAACCGGCGCTCGGGCCATTGTACGCGGGATTTTGCTGCGGTGTCTGTAAGCCGACTGATCCCTGATAGGCAGGCTGGCTGCCGGGCACAGCGTTCGAGTAAGGTCCATAGTTCGACGGATTTCCGCCGATTGACTGAACCGGGCTGCCCGGAGACGAAAGTTGGCTCGTCGAATTGCCCCATGTGTTTTGCGGAGCTGCGCTGGAAACCGAAGACGCATGGCTGTACACGGAGCTTCCGGCTGTGGTGGAGGGCATATTCCATTGACTCGCCTGCGGATAGCCGGCGGCCGAAATGGAGTTCTGAACACGCGGAGACGTGGCGGGTTGCGCGAAGTCTGGGGCGTTCGGGCGGGATGCGATCACAGCACTGGGACCGACCGCTGCGCTGGGTGGTTGAAGCTCCACGGGAGTCGGCCAGGAGGCAGGAAGTGTGGCCGAGACTGGTTGGCCCCAAGAATTGTTGCTCGCGGTGAAGTCAGCGGCCGGTTGAGTTGGTGACGCGTTGGCACTTTGGGCGACCGGTTGGGAATTGAAATAGGGATTACGAACGATCTGGGCTGAACCGGCAGAAGACGCCGCGGCGGCTGCACTCGGAGCGATACTGCCATAGCCTTGCGACACGGGGCTCATCGGCGTGGCTGCGGGTGAGTTGGCGGCAAAACCAGCCGCGTTTGCCCAGGGAGTCGTGGAATTTCCCGAAGCATTCACGGGCGCAACGTCATACTGAGGAGTCATCTGCGTCTGAACGGGCGGCAGCGCTGGAGATGCCTGGGTGGCTTGCGGGTTTTCCCACGCCAGGATTGGCTGGCCCGCGGTCAGGGACGGTTGCGTGCTTGAAGTGTTCAGCGGGTTCTCCTGCGGACTTCCCCAACCATTGCCGGGTGGCAACTCAAATCCCAGCGGAGATCGCGTCACCAGATGAGAATCACCTGCCGCGCCAAACGGTTGGGCCTGAGTGGATTGAACGCTTTCGCTGGGCAGGCTGACAGAAGGCGGACTCCACGCAGGCGCTTCCGGGGCATCGGGACGCGGCACCGCCGTTTCCCATGCCTTGTTCGGGGCGTTGCTGGCGATCTCGGATTTCTTTCCGCGGCCAGCGATGAACCAGATCACGCCGAGCAGCAGAACCACGGCTACCCCCAATGCCAGACCGCGACGGATCGGGTCGGAAAAGAAGCTGACCGGGGTTGCACGAAACGGATAAGTGCTGTGCTCGGGAACCGACTCTTGTTCCCCACCAACATAGGGCAGCCGCGCCAGCACCCTCACAGTGCCTTGCGAAGGGGCGTCGTCCGTGTGGAGAGGCTTGTTCATGTGAATCCTCCAGGTTGTTGCCTGCCATCCGTCATTCCACCGGGACCGGTCGATGGACCGGCGCCAGTCAAGCAGACGGGAGATTGACTCTTGCTGCCGGTTACCATCGGTCGAAATTGGGCAAACCTTGAGGCTTTTTCTGAAAAAGCGGCTTTTTCGGGATGTGAGGGCGCTCAGCGGACAGTGGGCGCGGCCGGCTGCTTTGTCGGAATGGCTTTGGCACACGTTCGGAAAACATTCGCTCACTAATTTGCAGCAAAATTGCTGCAATGGATCCAAAAATGTGAAGTGATGCTGCCATATCTTGACGAGATTCTGGCGGCATAGTACGCTATATTTCAGCGAAACACGGTAGATTGGCATCACATCTTGCGCACAACTTCTCAGGACGAGACATGCCGGCAGGCCATCCAACCACCACGGTGCAGGAACGTCGGACGCAGCTTCTCGAGCTCATTCGGTCGCGTCGTTTTGCGACGCTCGACGAGCTTGCCGGCGCTCTGGGAGTATCCGAGTCCACAATCCGCCGGGATCTGGAATATCTGGAAAAGCAGGGTGATGCGAAACGGATTCATGGCGGGGCTTTGTACACGGGAAGTTCCCCCAAATTGCCCCATTTTGAAACCCGGCAGCCCATGCGGTGGGAACAGAAGCGGGCAATTGCACGAAAGGCCGTCGAGTTAATTTCGGCCGGGGATTCCGTCCTTCTTGATGGGGGAACCACAACCTACGAGGTTGCGCGGCTGTTACTGGGGATGCCGCTCCACGTGGTAACCAACTCTCTCCCCGTGGCAAATTTACTTGCTTCTGACCCCACCAGTGACCTAGTGTTTGTTGGTGGCAATGTGTGTCCCCGAACCGGGGTCACGCAGGGTCCGCAGGCCGATGCCATGATCGCCTCGCTCCGCGTCCGCAAGGCTATTTTGAGTGTGGCGTCGGCCGATGAGGAAGGGTTTTTCAACAACAACCTTTTGCTTGTGGAGACCGAGCGGGCGATGATGCGGGCGGCAGATGAGGTGATCATCGTCGCTGACAGCTCGAAGTTCGGATATCGCAGCCTTGCTCTTCTCTGCAAGCTGGAGGATGTCGATTACGTGGTGACGGATACGGAACTTCCCGAAGCATGGCGGGAAAGGCTGACATCTGCCGGGGTTCGGTTGATTCTTGCGTCGGTTGCTGAATCGGCAGAAGAGCCAGTGTTGCGCCCGGTTCTGGATGCTCCGACACAACTTTCTCCCGTTCCGACCAATAAGGTTTGAGAGCCATGGCACAGGCGCCTCCCATTGATCGCGCTCAGGTCGAAAAGATCGTCCGTGAGATTGTGGTGAAACTACTTGGCGGGCCGAAGGAAAGACCCGAAGTCGTGGTCACCATTTCTGCCCGGCACTGCCATCTCTCTCGGGAGCACATCGACATTCTTTTTGGCCCGGGTTACGAACTGAAGCCTTACAAATGGCTTTACCAGGAGGGTTTTTACGCGGCAGAGGAGACTGTGATGATTGTTGGTCCTCGGCGGCGGATGCTGCCGACGGTGCGGGTGCTCGGGCCTCCGCGTTCCAAGACCCAGGTGGAGCTCGCCTTTACGGACGCCATCTCGCTGGGGATTGATGCTCCGGTGCGATTGAGTGGCGATTTGAAAGGGACGCCGGGATGTGTGCTCGTGGGACCGGCGGGAAGTGTGGATCTCAAGGAGGGGGTCATTCGTGCGGCCCGACACGTGCACATGAATATCCGGGACGCTGAGTATTATGGCGTCAAGAACGGGGATGCCATGTGCCTGAGGATCGAATCTGGGCCGTGCACGACAGTGTTTGAAAACGTGATCGTGCGGGCTGATGAAACAAGTAAGCTTGAAGTCCACCTGGACACGGATGAGGGCAACGCGGCGGACATCGAGCACGCAACCCGGGTGGAGCTGTACAAACCCTGATACGGGCGGCAAGGCCAGGGAGGGTTGCCGGTCCATCGTGGCGATGTGTGTAGGGAATTCGGAAACGAAGGTGTGGTTTTTCAGTTTCGAGGTGGAGTGAACAGCAATGGCCAAACAAATGGAAGCTCTGGGAATGATTGAGACCAAGGGTTTTGTCACCCTGGTGGAAGCAACGGACGCCATGCTCAAGGCGGCGAACGTGCAGTTCTTGGGCTGGGACAAGGTCGGAAGCGGTCTGGTGAGCGTATTCGTCACCGGGGATGTCGCCGCGGTGAAGGCGGCCACCGATGCCGGTGCGGCTGCGGCAGCTCGGATCGGCGAGGTGGTCAGCGTCCAGGTCATCCCGCGACCGCACGATGACCTGTCGACGGTCCTTCCGGGAGGCGCCGGCAAGGGTGGTAAAACCGACTGATCGCGGCAAGTTGTGATGGCACGGAAACAACGGAAAGACACTCATTCGGCTAGCAACATAGGGGGATTAAGCGCCATGCAAGACGCAATTGGTCTGATTGAAACTCGTGGTTTGGTAGCGCTCGTTCAGGCTACAGACGCCATGGCGAAAGCGGCCAATGTGCAGATCGTCAAGCGTGTGCAGATTGGTGGTGGGTTGGTGACCACCATTGTGCGCGGCGATGTGGGCAGCGTGCGGGCTGCGGTGGAGGCCGGTGCCAACGCAGCGGCGCAGGTCGGGGAGTTGGTGGCCAGCCACATCATTCCTCGCCCGGCGGAAGGTGTGATCGCGGCCTATCTGACGTGAGCGAGGCAATCTGGCGGCCGGTCCCCGAGGCAGCGTGAGTGCCCGGCACTCCCGCCCGTTTGCCGTACGCGCCTCACACCCGGCATGGCCCCGCCAGCGCGAGACGTCCTGCAAACCGGGGAACGGAGAAGAGTGAGTTTGGCGGCGAGGGACACATTGGCACTGTGGCAGAACGGGAATTGTGAGGAGGTTGCAGGATGCATATCTTGGTGGCAAACATCGGAAGCACGAGCTTCAAGTACCGATTGTTCGACATGCAGACCGAGACCCAAATCGCTCGGGGCGGTGTCGAACGCATCGGAGCGCCGGAAAGTCGGTGTTTTGTGGAAATCAAGGGCCAGCGGTACGAATTGACGGCCCATGTTCCCGATCATGCCGCAGCGGTTCGCCAGTGCCTTGCCCAGCTCACCGATCCGCAGACCGGGTGTCTGAAAGACGCCCGTGAGGTAGCTGCCATCGGTTTCAAGGCTGTTCACGGAGGGCGGATCAGCGGGGTTCAACTGGTCACCGAAGAGGTGCTGGCCGCCATGGAGGAGATGGTGCCGGTCGCGCCGGCGCACAATCCTCCGTACATTCGGGCGATGCGGATTCTTCGGGAAAACCTTCCAGAGATTCCGCTGGTCGCGGCTTTTGAAACCGATTTTCACAGCACCATTCCGGATCACAACCGGTTCTACGCGGTACCCTACGAATGGGCGGAATGGGGCGTCAGGTGCTGGGGTTTTCACGGGGCCAGCCATCGCTACATCGCCACGCGGACGGCGGAAATTTTTGGACGGAACGATTTGCGGGTCATTTCCTGCCACCTCGGAGGTTCCAGTTCGGTCTGCGCCATCTCCGGTGGAAAAAGCGTCTTCACGAGTATGGGGATGAGTCCCCAGTCGGGGCTCCCCAACAATAACCGGGTCGGTGATTTCGACCCATTCGCGCTCCCCGTCATCATGAAACACACCGGGAAGTCCCTGGAGGAGATTCTCAACGTGCTGGCCACGCAGAGTGGTCTGCTGGGACTGAGCGGCGTGAGCACCGATCTGCGCGACATCATGGCGGCGGCTGCGGAAGGCAATCAACGTGCCCGACTGGCGGTGGACGTGTTCGTGGCGGCCATCCGCAAATATGTCGGTGCCTCTCTGGTGGAACTGGGCGGGGCCGACGTCCTGGTGTTCACGGGGGGCATCGGTGAAAACCAGCCGGAAATCCGCTCCGCAGTGTGCCGCAATCTGAGCGAATTGGGGATCGTGATCGACGAAGAAAAGAATTGCACGGCGCGCGGAGAATGCGAAATCAGTTCGCCGGCGGGTCGGGTCCGAATTTGGACCATCCCCACCAATGAAGAGTTGATCGTCGCCCGACAAGCAAAGGCCCTTTTAGAGTCACTGTAATGCTATGTTCTTAGCAAAGGTTACAGGGTCACTGGTTTCCACGCAGAAGGTGGACTCGATGGTGGGTCGCAAACTCCTTCTCGTGGAGCCGTATCGTGTGGATCCGCAAACGCGGAGCACGCTCGTGGCGACCGGCCGAACGTTCGTGGCGGTGGACACGGTGGGGGCGGGCGAGGGAGAAATGGTCCTCATTGTTCAGGGCTCCAGTGCCCGGCTCACGCCGGAGACCAAAAACCTTCCCGTGGACACCGTCATCATCGGGATCGTCGATCACGTCCATGTTGGGCAGCGCTGTATTTACAGCAAGCAACCGGAATCACCGGAATCCCAGGCGTAGGAAGACGGCCGGTTGATTCTGGGGAACGGACTCGCTGCGGATGGAGGCGACGGAGCGACGGGTTGATAGGTAAAAGGTATCAATTGTCGTTTTCGTTAGAGGTGTCAGCGGATTCGTGAAATAACTTGGGAGGCGTGAGGGGGATCACCCGCGCATGACCACCCCATGCCGGACTGTGGATAAGGAGTGAGATTATGCAGGTCAACGAAGCCCTGGTTCGTACGGTTGTCGAAGAGGTTCTCCAGCGTTTGAAGGGGAATGGAGTTCCCTCGGCACCGCCGCCGGTTGTCAAGCGGTATCAGGGCCGCTTCGGGCTGTTTACGGATGTGGACGATGCGGTCGCAGCGGCCGTCGAGGCGTTCGATATTCTCTCCCGCCGCACCCTTGAGGAGCGCAAACGACTCATCGACCATATTCGGCGCATTGCCATCGAGCAGTGCGTGGAGCTCGGCACGATGGAGATGGAAGAAACGAAGATCGGCCGGCTGGAACACAAAATTGAAAAACTC
This is a stretch of genomic DNA from Thermogutta terrifontis. It encodes these proteins:
- a CDS encoding ExeA family protein, with the protein product MYTAFWKLREQPFRNEFRPSFYFPSGSHQAALLKLRYAVEQRQASALLVGPAGTGKSFIVELLAASLPESYQPIVRKTALLDDAEAFLIDLAEELGSPPRGSGYAAFRYLEETLSKNRSANRHGILVIDNVHVFQHHKNWDVLRNLMTIALDGQPAWTVILLGHPLVLPILEQLPHVEELLAIKSFLRPLTLEETRDYVEHCLRQAGATGAIFTPEALEQVADLSGGIPRRINRLCDLALLVAYAEKSTRVHAHHVEAVFEELCGIPAQ
- a CDS encoding DeoR/GlpR family DNA-binding transcription regulator; protein product: MPAGHPTTTVQERRTQLLELIRSRRFATLDELAGALGVSESTIRRDLEYLEKQGDAKRIHGGALYTGSSPKLPHFETRQPMRWEQKRAIARKAVELISAGDSVLLDGGTTTYEVARLLLGMPLHVVTNSLPVANLLASDPTSDLVFVGGNVCPRTGVTQGPQADAMIASLRVRKAILSVASADEEGFFNNNLLLVETERAMMRAADEVIIVADSSKFGYRSLALLCKLEDVDYVVTDTELPEAWRERLTSAGVRLILASVAESAEEPVLRPVLDAPTQLSPVPTNKV
- the pduL gene encoding phosphate propanoyltransferase, which translates into the protein MAQAPPIDRAQVEKIVREIVVKLLGGPKERPEVVVTISARHCHLSREHIDILFGPGYELKPYKWLYQEGFYAAEETVMIVGPRRRMLPTVRVLGPPRSKTQVELAFTDAISLGIDAPVRLSGDLKGTPGCVLVGPAGSVDLKEGVIRAARHVHMNIRDAEYYGVKNGDAMCLRIESGPCTTVFENVIVRADETSKLEVHLDTDEGNAADIEHATRVELYKP
- a CDS encoding BMC domain-containing protein codes for the protein MAKQMEALGMIETKGFVTLVEATDAMLKAANVQFLGWDKVGSGLVSVFVTGDVAAVKAATDAGAAAAARIGEVVSVQVIPRPHDDLSTVLPGGAGKGGKTD
- a CDS encoding BMC domain-containing protein: MQDAIGLIETRGLVALVQATDAMAKAANVQIVKRVQIGGGLVTTIVRGDVGSVRAAVEAGANAAAQVGELVASHIIPRPAEGVIAAYLT
- a CDS encoding acetate/propionate family kinase translates to MHILVANIGSTSFKYRLFDMQTETQIARGGVERIGAPESRCFVEIKGQRYELTAHVPDHAAAVRQCLAQLTDPQTGCLKDAREVAAIGFKAVHGGRISGVQLVTEEVLAAMEEMVPVAPAHNPPYIRAMRILRENLPEIPLVAAFETDFHSTIPDHNRFYAVPYEWAEWGVRCWGFHGASHRYIATRTAEIFGRNDLRVISCHLGGSSSVCAISGGKSVFTSMGMSPQSGLPNNNRVGDFDPFALPVIMKHTGKSLEEILNVLATQSGLLGLSGVSTDLRDIMAAAAEGNQRARLAVDVFVAAIRKYVGASLVELGGADVLVFTGGIGENQPEIRSAVCRNLSELGIVIDEEKNCTARGECEISSPAGRVRIWTIPTNEELIVARQAKALLESL
- a CDS encoding EutN/CcmL family microcompartment protein, with protein sequence MFLAKVTGSLVSTQKVDSMVGRKLLLVEPYRVDPQTRSTLVATGRTFVAVDTVGAGEGEMVLIVQGSSARLTPETKNLPVDTVIIGIVDHVHVGQRCIYSKQPESPESQA